One Brassica napus cultivar Da-Ae chromosome C4, Da-Ae, whole genome shotgun sequence genomic region harbors:
- the LOC106416837 gene encoding uncharacterized protein LOC106416837, whose translation MTLGEDKSIIIPEDDDYCAMERGSMSILGRLLNPDCQNMGRMLRTMPKVWKIYDRVGSIALTRERFQFIFDLETDIQMVLKQGFWTFDDWGMALERWVETPPPAYLQTAMIWVRLHNLPVNYLQLKTIDAVVDVIGHVKVIEFDPTKPHLLEYVRVQVVLDLNQPLQDKKSVTLPAGRVEYVDVEYERVRKKCFHCLRLSHEKPKCPLLQGLQNKGKGVVVRQLEVGASSTGGRQHHNDLVNKLMPLMAPSDPPGFAPPQTVVAPEVFEQMRIYMNCADLEERNIREARMRKTLQELSNDPIGNVLAYALRKHQCCPLRSIEIGGEFFILVEWRMLWFLHKQHLLLRNTLDMPPGREEKETEQEI comes from the coding sequence ATGACGCTTGGGGAAGATAAATCTATTATCATCCCGGAGGATGATGACTATTGCGCCATGGAAAGAGGAAGTATGAGTATCTTGGGGAGGTTACTGAACCCAGATTGTCAGAATATGGGGAGGATGCTCCGGACAATGCCAAAGGTCTGGAAGATTTATGATCGAGTTGGAAGTATCGCTTTGACAAGGGAGAGGTTTCAGTTTATCTTTGACCTTGAAACCGACATTCAGATGGTGCTGAAACAAGGTTTTTGGACCTTTGATGATTGGGGTATGGCGTTGGAGCGTTGGGTGGAGACGCCTCCTCCGGCCTACCTGCAGACTGCAATGATATGGGTGAGACTACATAATCTGCCAGTCAACTACTTACAGTTGAAGACTATTGATGCAGTGGTAGATGTTATTGGGCATGTGAAAGTTATAGAGTTTGATCCTACAAAGCCTCACCTGCTGGAGTATGTAAGAGTTCAAGTTGTACTGGATCTTAATCAGCCATTACAAGATAAGAAGTCTGTGACTTTACCGGCAGGAAGGGTGGAATATGTGGATGTAGAGTATGAAAGAGTGAGGAAGAAGTGCTTCCATTGTCTTCGTCTTTCTCACGAAAAACCGAAGTGCCCTTTACTACAAGGATTACAGAACAAAGGGAAAGGGGTTGTAGTTCGACAGCTTGAGGTTGGAGCTTCGTCTACGGGAGGAAGGCAGCACCACAACGACCTGGTTAACAAACTAATGCCGCTTATGGCTCCGTCGGATCCGCCAGGTTTTGCACCTCCTCAGACTGTAGTAGCGCCGGAGGTCTTTGAGCAGATGAGAATTTACATGAACTGCGCTGACCTAGAGGAACGAAACATCAGAGAAGCGAGAATGAGGAAAACACTACAGGAGTTGTCGAATGATCCGATTGGCAACGTTCTTGCTTACGCCTTGAGAAAGCACCAGTGCTGTCCTCTGAGATCAATCGAGATAGGGGGagagttttttattttagtagaGTGGAGAATGTTGTGGTTCCTCCATAAGCAGCATCTTCTTCTCAGGAACACACTGGACATGCCACCAGGTCGAGAGGAGAAGGAGACAGAACAGGAGATATGA